In Bacteroidales bacterium, the following proteins share a genomic window:
- a CDS encoding T9SS type A sorting domain-containing protein, which yields DGAALAVLLSDCLPDSAWIGGINDGAALAILLSDCPTDSAWIGGINDGAALAVLLSDCLPDSAWIGGFYDGSATSKQLASCFEYVYSGGFYDGASVNFLTCSEQLPIQLLELTAFWDNDDGIIQWITASEISNSGFFVQKRNSENEFIDVGFVNGAGNSNELNIYTWVDYNLINSDENEFYYRLKQVDFDGQYTITDVVMLSKNSINNSDCSFTANLFPNPALQSGDISVLMNSPEEDNISIFIIDALGRTLYNAQTSVHSGLVLYQLPELNLSPAKYNIMLIHSSGQIVLPFIITK from the coding sequence ACGATGGGGCTGCTCTAGCTGTACTTTTATCAGATTGCCTTCCTGACTCCGCGTGGATTGGAGGTATAAACGATGGAGCTGCTTTAGCTATACTTTTATCAGATTGCCCTACAGATTCTGCTTGGATAGGAGGTATAAACGATGGGGCTGCTCTAGCTGTACTTTTATCAGATTGCCTTCCTGACTCCGCGTGGATTGGAGGATTTTATGATGGCTCTGCAACATCTAAGCAGTTAGCTTCTTGCTTCGAATACGTTTACAGTGGAGGATTTTATGATGGTGCTTCTGTGAATTTCTTAACTTGTTCAGAACAATTGCCTATTCAATTGCTAGAATTAACCGCTTTCTGGGATAATGATGATGGTATAATACAGTGGATTACGGCTTCAGAAATATCAAATTCAGGATTCTTTGTTCAAAAAAGAAATTCAGAAAACGAATTTATAGATGTTGGCTTTGTAAATGGAGCTGGCAATAGTAATGAACTAAATATTTATACTTGGGTTGACTACAATTTGATAAATAGCGATGAAAATGAGTTTTATTATAGATTAAAACAAGTTGACTTTGATGGTCAATATACAATTACAGATGTGGTTATGTTAAGCAAAAACAGCATAAACAATAGTGATTGCTCATTCACAGCTAACTTGTTCCCTAATCCTGCATTACAATCTGGAGATATTAGTGTGCTTATGAATAGTCCTGAAGAAGATAATATTTCCATATTTATAATAGATGCTTTGGGCAGAACATTGTACAATGCTCAAACTTCAGTACATTCTGGACTTGTATTATATCAACTTCCAGAGTTGAACTTGTCCCCTGCAAAATATAATATTATGCTAATTCACTCTTCAGGTCAAATAGTACTTCCTTTTATAATAACAAAATAA